A portion of the Cryptomeria japonica chromosome 5, Sugi_1.0, whole genome shotgun sequence genome contains these proteins:
- the LOC131043793 gene encoding pectate lyase 1-like, translated as MPPISTSHKTIDAKSSNVHIGNGPCIILLNVSNVIIHGLNIHNCQPSKSCMILLSEGTQAEEIETQDGDGISVRNSRDIWIDHNTLFNCSDGLVDVTLASSSVSISNNRFSYHDKVMLLGHSDDYTADKAMKVTVAFNHFGPGLIERMPKCRHGYVHVANNNYEPWGIYVIGGSAGPVIRSEGNHFVAPDEEYKKQVTWRENPNRNSWLWKSVRDTFANGAFFLLSSKGKEVPNYNSQQNFKVFSGTLVPILTRTTV; from the exons ATGCCCCCCATTTCGACAAGCCACAAGACTATCGATGCAAAGAGCTCAAATGTTCACATTGGGAATGGGCCTTGCATTATCCTGTTGAATGTGAGCAACGTTATCATTCACGGATTGAACATCCATAATTGTCAGCCATCTAAATCGTGTATGATTTTGCTCTCTGAGGGTACGCAAGCCGAGGAAATCGAAACACAAGATGGAGACGGTATTTCAGTTCGCAATTCCCGAGACATTTGGATCGATCATAACACATTATTCAATTGCTCAGATGGACTGGTTGATGTCACGCTTGCTTCCAGTTCAGTTAGCATTTCTAACAACCGTTTCTCTTACCATGATAAG GTGATGCTCTTGGGACACAGTGATGATTATACAGCTGATAAAGCCATGAAGGTGACAGTGGCGTTCAACCACTTTGGGCCTGGCCTCATTGAACGTATGCCAAA GTGCAGACATGGGTATGTCCATGTTGCCAATAACAACTACGAACCATGGGGAATATATGTTATTGGAGGGAGTGCAGGTCCGGTTATCAGAAGCGAAGGCAATCACTTTGTGGCTCCAGACGAGGAATATAAGAAGCAGGTGACATGGCGTGAGAACCCAAATCGAAATAGTTGGTTGTGGAAGTCTGTGAGAGATACTTTTGCGAATGGAGCATTCTTCCTCCTATCTAGCAAAGGAAAAGAAGTTCCCAACTACAATTCTCAACAGAATTTCAAAGTGTTTTCAGGAACGCTTGTGCCAATACTCACCAGGACCACGGTGTAA
- the LOC131043794 gene encoding pectate lyase 1-like → MAAGEWMHFLFIFLSLSLSSSMSYNPIDKCWRRDPNWAQNRMKLADCGVGFGSAAKGGNGGKMYTVTSPGDIAVNPSPGTLRYGVTRNASLWIVFASDMEIKLQMPLFFTSHKTIDTRGSNVHIGNGACITLVNVSNIIIHGLNIHDCQPSKPGKILLSEGTQAEEIETEDGDGISVRNSRDVWIDHNTLVNCSDGLVDVTLASTAVTISNNRFSYHDKVMLLGHSDDYTADKAMKITVAFNHFGPGLTERMPRCRHGYVHVANNNYEPWGAYAIGGSADPIIRSEGNLFAAPNEENNKQVTWRGNPNGTSWLWKSVRDTFTNGAYFLPSGKGKALPNYNSGQNFKVLLGPLVPILTKTAGTLSCNPNHRCL, encoded by the exons ATGGCTGCTGGAGAGTGGATGCActtcctttttatttttctttccctttcattgTCTTCTTCAATGTCTTACAACCCTATTGATAAGTGCTGGAGAAGAGATCCAAATTGGGCACAAAACAGAATGAAGCTTGCGGATTGTGGTGTGGGCTTCGGCAGTGCAGCCAAGGGAGgcaatggaggaaagatgtatacAGTCACCAGTCCTGGTGACATTGCTGTCAATCCCTCACCTGGGACTCTCAGATATGGAGTTACTCGCAATGCTTCTCTCTGGATAGTTTTTGCCAGTGATATGGAGATAAAGCTTCAGATGCCCCTCTTTTTCACAAGCCATAAGACTATCGACACAAGGGGTTCAAATGTTCACATCGGGAATGGAGCTTGCATTACCTTGGTGAATGTGAGCAACATAATCATTCACGGATTGAACATCCATGACTGTCAGCCATCTAAACCAGGCAAGATTTTGCTCTCTGAGGGTACGCAGGCCGAGGAAATCGAAACAGAAGATGGAGATGGTATTTCAGTTCGCAATTCCCGAGACGTTTGGATCGATCATAACACATTAGTCAATTGCTCAGATGGACTAGTTGATGTCACGCTTGCCTCCACTGCAGTTACCATTTCAAACAACCGTTTTTCTTACCATGACAAG GTGATGCTTTTGGGCCACAGTGATGATTATACAGCCGATAAAGCCATGAAGATCACAGTGGCGTTCAACCACTTTGGGCCTGGCCTCACTGAACGAATGCCAAG GTGCAGACATGGGTATGTGCATGTTGCTAATAACAACTACGAACCATGGGGAGCATATGCAATTGGAGGGAGCGCAGATCCCATTATCAGAAGCGAAGGAAATCTCTTTGCTGCTCCAAACGAGGAGAACAATAAACAGGTGACGTGGCGTGGGAACCCAAACGGAACAAGTTGGTTGTGGAAGTCTGTGAGAGATACTTTTACAAATGGAGCGTACTTCCTTCCATCTGGCAAAGGAAAAGCACTTCCCAATTACAATTCTGGACAGAATTTCAAAGTTTTGTTAGGGCCACTTGTTCCCATATTGACCAAGACTGCAGGAACTCTATCCTGCAATCCCAATCATCGTTGTTTATAA